The Geotrypetes seraphini chromosome 8, aGeoSer1.1, whole genome shotgun sequence genome includes a region encoding these proteins:
- the C8H1orf216 gene encoding UPF0500 protein C1orf216 homolog — protein sequence MFAVLDSEGPMNSLIYEMNREFRQDKNFNIVEDTCDKNENWNQVQVGLGSEKKAHDLLCTAAPEDGLVLLVQRPKGEGRWKEISQTVESEGIGLSCEENVRSPPEGAEIGCAEPDEATPDTGGGCDQCAGSPLEDNGYASSSLSIDSPDSTTGNLWDGPAATSEGEALTEEPKEVDGESSSDSDTFFPALLEAFQSLQDKEKFKELEKEKHHAHLTMYRRLALLRWIRSLQQKVVDQQNRLQESFDTILDNRKELLRYIQQGVTCSKETIHATEGSV from the coding sequence ATGTTTGCTGTTCTCGACTCAGAAGGTCCCATGAATTCACTGATCTATGAAATGAACAGAGAATTCCGCCAGGACAAGAACTTTAACATTGTGGAAGACACGTGCGACAAAAACGAGAACTGGAACCAGGTGCAAGTGGGGCTCGGCAGTGAAAAGAAGGCACATGATCTGCTCTGCACTGCCGCTCCAGAAGACGGCCTTGTGCTGCTGGTACAGAGACCAAAGGGCGAGGGCCGATGGAAGGAAATTTCCCAGACAGTGGAATCCGAAGGAATTGGCCTTTCCTGTGAAGAAAACGTCCGAAGCCCTCCGGAAGGGGCAGAGATCGGATGTGCAGAGCCAGACGAAGCCACTCCGGACACGGGCGGAGGGTGTGACCAGTGTGCAGGTTCCCCTCTGGAGGACAATGGTTATGCCAGCAGCTCCCTGAGCATCGACTCCCCCGACAGCACCACTGGTAATTTGTGGGACGGCCCAGCCGCCACTAGCGAGGGAGAGGCCTTGACGGAGGAGCCGAAGGAGGTTGATGGAGAGTCATCCTCTGATTCGGACACCTTCTTTCCCGCTCTGCTGGAAGCTTTCCAGAGCCTGCAGGACAAAGAGAAATTCAAGGAGCTGGAGAAGGAGAAGCACCACGCTCACTTGACCATGTACCGCAGGTTGGCGCTGCTCCGCTGGATACGTAGCCTCCAGCAGAAGGTTGTTGACCAGCAGAACCGACTGCAGGAGAGCTTTGACACGATCTTGGACAATCGCAAAGAGCTCCTCCGATATATCCAGCAAGGGGTGACCTGCTCCAAGGAGACCATTCATGCCACCGAGGGAAGCGTCTGA